Below is a genomic region from Eremothecium sinecaudum strain ATCC 58844 chromosome V, complete sequence.
CGATTGCTATCAGTACTATAATTTAAAATGTCAATAGGTGAATTGGCTTCATACCTATAGATTACGAAGTAGAGCAGAATTTGTACTGAAAATTATAAAAGCTAAAAAATAATTCAAGAGTTTTAAAGCTCATTGAGGGTAAAGATTGCATTTTAATTGCCTCAACTAAGGGAGTACTGTAATTCTTCCTGCCTCAGCTTTGGATTGTTTTATTTGCAAGACATCGCAACTGTGTATTCACTTAATTTCATTATATTGTGTAACCTTTTTGTGGTATTCTGACTGGGTAGTGATCTGACGTCTTCATCTTAATAGTTACATCCGTAAAGATTCATCTCAGAAGCCATCAGCTCCAAGAGGTACCCCCAGATACTCACTGCAACGTCGGCCTATTAATGAAGTCGTCTTTTTTAGACACCTACAGCATAAGTATATCTTTTCCTCCTAGCTATGTATTTCCATTAGTATTAACGTTGGGAGTGTGTGCCACTGTTTAAAAAGGTGATTGGTAATGCTCTAGTTTATAGTTCAAATGCAATATTATAATTAGCACTGACCTTATCTTTTACTGTATCGTTGATAACTTGGTTCGACTCGAATTTGTCTGTCAGATACCAGTAAAAAGCGCTGATCACATTACTGCGTTCCCACCAAGATTGACTTGGCGGATGGTAAACACCTACCTGACTACTATTGGCGCCAGCCGACATCGAGACAATCATGTACCATAACATATAAGTTAGCACAGCTATTGCCAGTGCAATCCTCGGCGAACGCAGCAAAAATACGAGTCCGCGTTTGCTTAAATGGCGCAATACGTCGCTTTTAGTAGTGCTTATTGATGGTTTTTTGATTGGGGTTCCTTGTATTTCTAATTTAAGTTTTGATATCATTTTAGTCTGGTCTTCAATCGTGCGTTTCATTTCGCTTATAATGAATTCATGTTGAGTAGAGTCCGATATGGACTTGTGATGAGTTTGGTAAAACATGAACTCGCGCTCCAAAAACTGGTATTTACCCTTCCAGTCATTTATTTCCGACTGTAGTTTTTCTATTTCCATGCTCTTTTTTAATAGTTCATCCTTTATTTGGTCGTCTCCTGCTATACTCTGCCGCCTGATTGAGCCGAATAACCGTGGTTTTGTATCACTAAAGTTAGCCATCTCCATCGCTGTATTTAAACTTGTTCCTACTAGTGACTGAAATTTGACATTAAACTCATCCTTATCTAGCTTGTAGAAGGGATTCTGGTTTGCGTAACTCAAGATTGCCTCATCATTCGACTTAGTAGTAAGGCTAGTATTTGCAATTGTGTTCAAGCGCTGAATTAATTCAGGCATATCCTTGGCGTATATAAAACCGTGCTGTTTCTCATCCACAGCATTCCACGCAATATTAAAAATGCTTTCAAACTCTGGTAGCGCCATTTCTCTATGAAACCTGGTTTCTCGTCAGGCTTGTTGCGTTTGCTAATTGTACACTTTATGGTACGGAGTGAAAATCCGGAAACACGATACAAAGTTGTGGGGGAACTTTTGCGAAAGTCTAACACGGAGTAAGAGACTACAAAGGATACCCCTCTAGCTTATATCAATTTGCTTACAACACTGTATGGTTTAGTTTTTCGAAACCTATAATCATACAACCCTTAATTTTCTAAACTTCGATAAACCTACAAATTCTACGATAAACAAACAAGAGAGAATATACCGAAATTAGCTACTTAGAACAAGTAAGCGAAGTAGGCCTCCGCGCTCACGGGCACTAAATAATGTAATGTTTATTTATTTGTTTTATTTGTTTATTTACCTTCA
It encodes:
- the MPS2 gene encoding Mps2p (Syntenic homolog of Ashbya gossypii AFL084W; Syntenic homolog of Saccharomyces cerevisiae YGL075C (MPS2)); amino-acid sequence: MALPEFESIFNIAWNAVDEKQHGFIYAKDMPELIQRLNTIANTSLTTKSNDEAILSYANQNPFYKLDKDEFNVKFQSLVGTSLNTAMEMANFSDTKPRLFGSIRRQSIAGDDQIKDELLKKSMEIEKLQSEINDWKGKYQFLEREFMFYQTHHKSISDSTQHEFIISEMKRTIEDQTKMISKLKLEIQGTPIKKPSISTTKSDVLRHLSKRGLVFLLRSPRIALAIAVLTYMLWYMIVSMSAGANSSQVGVYHPPSQSWWERSNVISAFYWYLTDKFESNQVINDTVKDKVSANYNIAFEL